The genomic segment ACTGGTGCTGCTGCGCTGGTAGGTCGGAGGACTGCATGATCTGGTACGCACTGTTGGTGGCGGCGGTCGCCGCCGAGCGGGTCGCCGAACTCGTCGTCGCCCGGCGCAACGAGCGGTGGAGCATGTCCCGCGGAGCGGTCGTGGCCGGCCAGGGTCACTACCCCGCCATGGTCGCCCTGCACACCGCGCTGCTCGCCGGGTGCCTGATCGAGGCGGGGCTCGCCGACCGCCCCTTCGTACCCGCCCTGGGATGGCCGATGCTCGCCGTGGTGGTGGCGGCTCAGGGCCTTCGGTGGTGGTGCATCCGCACCCTGGGGCCGCGCTGGAACACCCGCGTGATCGTCATTCCCGGGATGCCGTTGGTGACCGGCGGCCCCTACCGGTGGCTCGGCCACCCCAACTACGTCGCCGTCGTCGCCGAAGGCCTGGCACTGCCCCTGGTGCACACCGCCTGGGTCACCGCGGTCGCCTTCACCGTCCTGAACGCCACGCTGCTGGCCGTGCGTGTGCGCTGTGAGAACGAGGCCCTGACCGGCGCCGCCGGACCGCAGGCGGCGCCGGCCGGGGCGCCGGGATCCGCCGCCGGCCTGGACGCGACGACATGATCGACGTCCTAGTGGCCGGCGGGGGTCCGGCCGGGCTGGCCGCCGCCATGCACGCCGCTCTCGCCGGGATGCGGGCCGTCGTCGTGGAACCCCGGTCCGCTCCCGTGGACAAGGCATGCGGGGAAGGAGTCATGCCGGGCGGTGTCGCCGCCTTGCGGACGCTGGGCATCGACGTCGCCGGCCGTGAACTGCGCGGTATCCGCTACCTCGACGCCACCCGCCGGGCCGAGGCCGCCTTCCACGGCGGCA from the Streptomyces sp. RKAG293 genome contains:
- a CDS encoding isoprenylcysteine carboxyl methyltransferase family protein — its product is MIWYALLVAAVAAERVAELVVARRNERWSMSRGAVVAGQGHYPAMVALHTALLAGCLIEAGLADRPFVPALGWPMLAVVVAAQGLRWWCIRTLGPRWNTRVIVIPGMPLVTGGPYRWLGHPNYVAVVAEGLALPLVHTAWVTAVAFTVLNATLLAVRVRCENEALTGAAGPQAAPAGAPGSAAGLDATT